GACTCGACCGCCGGACCGATCCCGCCGACGCCGACGCTCGCGATGGTCGGCGTGCGCGAGGACTACTCGCCCCCGCCGATGACGTTCGCCGGGGAGGGCGACCTGCTGCTGGTCGGGGATACCGCGCTCTCGGGGGAGACAGCGCCCCGACTCGGCGGCTCCGAACTGCTCGCACGGGCCGGCGGGAGCGACCGGTTCCCCGTCCTCCCCGACCGACCGAACGAGCTGATCGACGCCCTCACGGGGATCGCGAACCTCGAGACGACGCTCGCGACCCACGACGTGAGCCACGGCGGACTGGCGGTCTCGCTCGCGGAGATGGTCACGGGCGACGCCGGTGCGGAGGTCGAGATAGACGGCGGCGTCGCGGAGCTCTGTACGGAGACGCCGGGCAGGCTTCTCGTCGAGACGACCGATCCGGGGACGGTGCGGGAGGCGACCGGCGACGTTTCCGTGGTCGATCTCGGGACGACCACTCCCGACGGAACGCTCTCGATCGAGACCGAAGACGGACGGATCGTCGCGGCCGACGAGGCGATCGCCGAGCTCCGGAACGTCCTCGCTCGCGGGCTCGACTAACTCAGCCGAACTTCTTCACCCGCTGGGCGTCCTCGGCAGCCATCCGGACCGACTCGACGGTGGCGTCGGGCGCACCCGCCGCGACGGCGGCGTTCAGCGCACCCTCCATCACGGGGGCGTCGGCGAGCACCACTTCCTCCTCTAGCTCGGCCTCTTCGATCGCGATCTCGGCGTTCATCACGGCGCTCCCGAGATCGACGAGCACCACGACGCCGTTCCCGTCGGCGGCGTCTGCGATCGCCCGGCTGATCGGCTCGGGCGATGTTCCGATTCTCCCATCGTCAGTCCCGCCGACGGCCTCGATCCGGGCGTCGCCGCCCATCTCCGTCGCCACTTCCCGTATCCCCTCCGCTGCCTTCTCGCTGTGCGAGACGATAACGATCCCGACCATCAGTCCTCGACCTCCACCGCCTCCGCCTCGTCTCCGCCCTCGTCGTCCTCCGCCGGCTTCCCCTCGGCCTCGGCGTCGAACTCGACCTCGCCGTCGAGGTGCTCGGTCGCGACCGAGCGCAGCGTCTCCAGCAGGATCAGCGTACTCGTCGCGCCGGGGTCCTGGTGGCCGACCGAGCGCCAGCCGAGGTACGACGCCCGCCCCCGGCTCGCCCGGATCGGGACGGTGAACGCGACGCCCCGCTCGGCGGCGTCGACCGACTTCCCGAGCGCCTCGAGCGGTGCTAACCCGTCGATCTCGATCGACTTCTTGTACGTGTGGACCGCGGGAACCAGCGCGTCGACCATCGTCTTGTCGCCCACGGAGGCCTTTCCTCGCTCCCGAACCTTCTCCAGGTAGGCCTCCGCGAACGCGACGGTCGTCTCGGTGGTGATCCCCCCCTCTAGTTCGCCGCTCGCGGCGACGATCGACCCGCCGTAGAGCGGGCCCGCCGCCCCACCGACCTCCGATAAGAGTGCCATCCCCACGGCTTTCGCGACCGCCGCAGGGTCGTCGTCCGCGTCCTCGATCCGGTCGACCGCCGCCCGGAACCCGCGGCTCATGTTCGCGCCGTGGTCCGCGTCGCCGATCGCCGAGTCGAGGTCGGTCAGATACCCTTTCTCGGCCTCAACCCGATCCGCACACGCTCGGACCGCCTCGCGGACCGCCTCGGCCTGCGTCGCCTCGTCCATGGCCTCCCTTCGAACCCGGAGGGCTTATACGGACTGCTGTACGTCATTTCCGGAGCAACCGCGACCGTCCTGCGGTTTCATCGGTAAATCGTCACGGCAGACCGTATTAGTCCCCACCGACGACCGTCATCGCCGGGGTGTCGACCGGGTACGCGAGCAGTTGCTTCAGCTCCTCGCTGAGCTCCAGAACCGTGATCGAACAGCCACACATGTCCAGCGAGGTCATGTAGTCGCCGACCCAGGCGTCCCAGGTCCCGATCCCCTGCTCGCCGAGGAGTCCCTGGAGCCGCCGGTTCACCACGTAGAGCTCCATCAGCGGGGTTCCGCCCATCCCGTTGACGATCGTCGCGACCTCCGCACCCTCTTCCAGTTCGAGGTCGTCGAGGACGTGGCTCGCGAGCTCCTCGGTCACCTCGTCCGCGCTCATCACCCCGGTTCGCTCGACGCCCGGCTCGCCGTGGATGCCGATGCCGAGTTCGATCTCCTCGTCTCCCAGCTCGAACGTCGGCTCGCCCTTCTCGGGCGTCGTACAGGAGGTGAGCGCCATCCCCATCGTCCCGGCGCGGTCGTTCACCTCCTCCGCGATCGCCTTCACGTCCGCGAGGTCGTCGCCGCGGTGGGCCGCCGCGCCGGCGGCCTTGTGGACGAAGATCGTCCCGCAGACGCCGCGCCGACCGGAGGTGTAGAGCGAGTCCTCGACCGCGACGTCGTCGTCCACTACCACCGAATCGACCTCGACGTCCCCCTCCAGCTCCGCGAGCTCCATCGCCGTCTCGAAGTTCATCACGTCGCCCTCGTAGTTCTTCACCACACAGAGCACGCCGCTCCCGCCGTCACAGGCGCTCACCAACTCGCCCAGCTCGTCGGCGGTCGGGGAAGTGAACACCTCGCCCGCCGCCGCCCCGTCGAGCATCCCCTCGCCGACGTAGCCCGCGTGCGTCGGCTCGTGACCGCTGCCCCCACCCGAGACGATCCCCACTTTTCCCGAGACCGGCCCGTCCGAGCGAACGAGCACCTCCGTCCCCTCCAGTCGCCCGAGTCCCGAATGCGCCGCCACCATCCCGTCGAGCATCTCGCTCACGACCGCCCCCGGCTCGTTGATCAGTTTCTTCATGGCTCTCCTCGGGTGTGAACTCCGCACACACCGGGTTAAGCGTTACTCGCACCGGGCGGGGTGACAGTAACCGATTCAGAGGCCGACGATCGTCCCGACCTCCTCGGCGATCGCCCGCTCGAAGAGGTGTTCGGCAGCCGCCGCGTCGAGGATCGCCGACCCGACGCTCTCGACGAGGACGATCTCCCCCACCTCGCGGCTCCACTCCGCGGAGAGCACGTCCGAGAGCGGGATGAGCTCCTCCACACGGAGCCCCGTCTCCCTGATGTCGCCCGTCTCTACGACCTCCTCCGGCACGTCCGCGATCACGGCCGCCGCCCGGTCGACGGTCTCCGAATCGATCTCGCGCATCTCCGCGGAGAACGCGCCGACGGCGATCACGACCGTTCCGGCCGAGAGCGCCGCACCCGGGAACACGGGTTCGGTCGCCGTGGTCGCCGTGACGACGACGTCCGCCTCGCTCACCGCGTCCGCGGGCGAGTCGACGGCCGTCACGTGAGCGTCTAGTTCCCCGTCCAGATCGACAGCACACTCGTTCTTCGAGTCGCTCGGGGAGTAGATCCGAATCGAACGCACCGTCGAACCGGCGGCGATCGCTCGGCTCTGCCAGCGCGCCTGCACGCCCGCGCCGATCACCCCGAGGTCGATCGGTCCCTCGCAGAGCGCGCGCGCCGCTACCCCGCCGATACAGCCCGTCCGAGCGTTCGTCACCAGCGTCCCTGCCGTGTACGCCACCGGCTGGCCCGTCTCGGCGTCGGTGAGCGCGATCTGTGCGTTCACGGTGGGGAGTCCACGCTCGGCGTTTCCGGGGTGGACGCTCGCGAGCTTCGTCGCGTAGTGGTCTCTCCCGTGGATGTACGCCGGCATCGTCAGCCCCGTTCCGAGCGGCCCCTCCCCCCGGAGTCCCTTCCCGACCGGGAAGTGAGGTCTGTCGGGTCTGACGGTCTCGCCCCGGCCGTCGGCGAGAAAGGCCTCCTCGACCACCGAGAGCAGCTCCGGGAGCGAGAGCAGGTCGTCGATCTCCTCCTCCGAGAGGACGCGAACGTCGGTCATGAACTCCGTTCTCCGTCCGGTGTCTTAGAGGGTGGTGACCGCTTCGCGAGCGGTTATTAGCGTCCGACCACGAACGGGGGGTATGGACGTCGCGATCGTCGGCGGGGGGATCGTCGGGCTGGCGAGCGCGTACGAACTCGCCCGGCACGACTGTGCGGTCACCGTCTTCGAGAAGGGATCGCTCGGTATGGGATCCACCGCCCGGGCAGCCGGCGGCATCCGGAAACAGTTCTCGACGAGGGTGAACGTGGAGCTCTCGCTCGCGAGCATCCCCACGTGGGACTCCTTCGAGGAACGTTTCGGCGTGGACATCGCCTTCCGCCGCCACGGCTACCTCTTTCTCGCACGCGAGGGAGCCACCGAGGAGACGCTCCGCGAGAACGTCTCGATGCAGAACGATCTCGGAGTACCCTCGGAGCTCCTCTCGCCCGAGGAGGCACGCGGACACTGTCCTGGCCTTCGTGCCGACCGGTTCCGAGCCTGCTCGTACTGCGCGAGCGACGGTATCGCCGACCCGAACCTGGCGGTACAGGGCTACGCACAGGCTGTCCGCGAGGCGGGCGTCGAGGTCCGGACGAAGACGGCCGTCACCGAACTCCTGACGGAGGACGGGCGCGTGACGGGACTCGTCGCCGACGGCGAGCACGTCGACGCGGATCGGGTCGTCCTGGCCGCTGGCGCGTGGTCCCGGAAACTCGCTCGGTCCGTGGATCTCGACCTCCCGATCGCACCGAGACGTCGCTCCATCGCCGTCGTCGATCCCGAGTCTCCAGTCCCCGAAACGGACCCGCTCACGGCGGATCTCGACACGGGGGCGTACTTCCTGCCCGAACGAGAGGGTATCGCGTTCGTCGGCGGACAGATCGGCGAGGACCCGGACGTCGACCCCGATAGCTACGGCGAAGGGATCGAGATGCTGTGGGCAGCGGAGGCCGTCGAGCGCGCGGGCGATCTCGCGACCTACTTCGGCCCCGATTCCCGGATCCGACGGGGCTGGTCCGGGCTCTACGCCGTCACGCCAGACAGCTATCCGGTGATCGAGGAGAGCCTGCCCGGACTGATCACCGCCGCCGGTTTTTCCGGGCACGGCTTCATGCACGCGCCCGCGACGGGGACGATCGTTTCAGAACTCGTGACCGAGAGAGAGGCCGCCACCGTGGACATCGCGCCGCTTTCGAGCGACCGGTTCGAGGAGGACGTCCGAGCCGAACGGAACGTGGTGTGACCCGAACCACCGATCAGCGTCCTTGTAGATACGCCTCGATCCGATCCGCTGCCTCGCGAAGGCTCGCCATTCCCGTCGCGTACGATACCCTGAGATGGCCGGCGCCGCCCTCGCCGAAGACCGATCCCGGGACCACCGCGACCCCCTGTTCCTCCAACAACCCCTCGGCGAACGCGTCGTCGTCGCCGGGCACCTCGGGAAAGAGGTAAAAGGCCCCTTTCGCCTCGAAACAGGACAGCCCCATCTCGGAGAAGCGCGCGAGCATGTAGTGACGCCGGCGGTCGAACGCGCCGACCATCTCCCGCACGTCGTCCCCGCAGTCCCGGAGCGCCGCCAGCGCGGCGTACTGGGCGGTCGTCGGCGCCGAGAGCATCGCGTACTGGTGGACCCGGTTCATCGCGGCGATTCCACTCGGTGGTCCGAGCGCGTAGCCGAGCCTGAGCCCCGTCATCGCGTACGCCTTCGAGAAGCCGTTGAAGACGATCGTCCGCTCGCGCATGCCCTCGCAGGCCGCGATCGAGGCGTGTTCGCCCTCGTAGGTCAGGTCGGCGTAGATCTCGTCCGAGAGTACCAGCAGGTCGTGCTCGCGGGCGAACCGGGCGACCTCCTCGATCTCACCCCGGTCCATCACCGCCCCGGTGGGGTTGTTCGGGTAACAGAGCATCAGCACCGACGCCTCCCCCGCGCCCGCCCGCTCCAGTGCGTCGTAGGTGAGGGTGAAGGCCTCCTCCTCGCGCGTCGGCACGGGGAGCACCTCGCCCCCGGCGAAGACCACCCCGGGCTCGTAGGAGATGTACGCCGGCTGGGCGACGGCCACTAGATCACCGGGATCGACGAACGCGCGGAGCGCGACGTCGACCGCCTCGCTCACGCCCGTCGTCACCAGCACCTCCTCGCTCGGATCGTAGGAGAAGCCGTAGCGGGTGACGTGGTCGGCGATCTCATCCCGGAGCTCTCTCAGACCCCGGTTCGCGGTGTAGGAGGTCCTCCCGGCCTCGAGACTCGCGATGGCCGCCTCGCGGGCGGCCCACGGCGCGGCGAAGTCGGGCTCGCCCACGCCGAGCGAGATCACGTCCTCTCGCTCCTCGGCGAGTTCGAAGAACCTGCGGATGCCCGACGGTCCGACCCGCTCGACGCGTTCGGCCCGTCTCATGGCGAAACCGAGAGCCGGTCGTCGTCGTGGCCGTCGCGGAGCTCGATCCCTCGCTCCTTGTACGTGTCCATCACGAAGTGGGTGACAGTCTGGGTGACCTCGGGGACGGGTGCGACCTTCTCCGAGACGAACCGCGAGATCTCACGGACGGTGTCGGCTTCGACCTGCATCAGGAAGTCGAAGTCGCCGCTGACGAGCCGGAGGTCCGTGACCTGCGGGAACCGCGCGATCCGCATCGCGATCTCCTCGTACCCCGTCTCGCGGTCGAGCGTGACGTTGAGTTCGACCGCCGCCTGCGCGCGCTCTTGGTCCGTCCGCTCCCAGTCCACGATCGCCTGGTAGCCCCGCACGATCCCCTCGTCCTCGAGCGTGGCGATCCCGTCTTCTACCTCTTCCTGGCTCATTCCGAGCTGTCGGGCGAGGTTTTCGCTCTCCGTCCGGGCGTTCTCGCGGAGGGCTTCGAGTAGCTTGCGGCTCGCGTCCATACTCCCCCCTCCGCGGTGAGCGAGTTAAGTGTTGGAGAACCTCCAGCCACGTCGACGAACGGGAGGTCGAGGGTGACGCCGGTGGCATCCTCGCCCGTCAGGGAGAGGTACCCCTCGACGAACTCCGTACCGATCCGTCCGGGCGCGACGGCGTTCGCCGAATCCCTTCACCAGCTGGTTCGAGCGCCGCCGCTCGGACTCGCTACCCGTGACGAACACGACGCTATCGTCGTAGTCGTACCGTGGACGTGTCGTACCCGCTGGACGACGGGCCGGGAGAAGAACCCTCGCGTCGTCCGAACCCTGTGGAGTGCCTCGTTCGGATACACGTCGGCCCGGCGACGTGTGTTCGTTCCCATAGCTAATAAAACCCGTTCAAACACGCTCGAAGTTTACGCATACGGCGATCGAAAACGCGGAGCTACGCAGGAGCACGGTGTCTCCGCACGTGTCACTCGTTCACAGTCTAAAATACGTCTTCTGGCCCGCCCTACACCTCGCCGTACCCGTGTGAGACGACCTCGTTCGCCTCGATGTACTCCCAGTCGTACTCGACCCCGAGTCCGGGGCCATCGGGCACCGGGACCGTTCCGTTCGAGCTGATCGCGTCGAGCTGATCGGAGTACTCACCCTCGTAGACCGGCGGCTGCGTGTTCGCACAGTCCGGGTGGACGAGCGCGAGTTCGTAGTAGTTGGCGTTGCGCGTCGCGGCGATGCAGTGACGCTGGGCGGGGCCGGGCGCGTGGAACTCGACGTCGAGGCCCAACCCCTCCGCGACCCGCGTGCGTTTCATCGCGCCGGTGATGCCGCCGTCGTACTCGGGGTCCGCCCGGGCGAAGTCGGTCGCGCCGTTCGCGAGGAAGTCGGTGTACGGCTCGAGCCCCCTGACGTGCTCGGTCAGGAGAAGCGGCGTGTCGAGCAGCTCTCGTAGTTTCCCGTGGGAATGCTGGCTGATCCCTCCATCCCTGTACGGGTCCTCGTACCAGAAGAAGCCCGCCTCGTCACACGTTCTGCCGACCGCGAGGGCGTCGGCGAACGTCTCGTACTCGCAGGCCGGATCGTACATCAGGTCCATCTCGCTCCCGACGCGCTCTCCCACCGCCGTCACCGTCTCGACCTCTCGATCGATATCGCGGGCCTCGTCACTGCCTCCCCAGCCGTGGATCTTGAACCCCGGGTAGCCCATCCCCAGACACTCCTCGGCGAAGTCGGCGAACGCCTCCGGCGAGTCGAGGCCGCCGTTGTCGTCGGCGTGATACGTCGACGCGTAGGTCGGGAGTTCGGTTCGGTAGGTGCCGAGCAGTTCGTGGATCGGCGCGTCGTAGTGTTTCCCCGCGATATCCCAGAGAGCGATGTCGAGCGGTCCGATCCCCATTCGGTCGTACTTCCTGAGCGCGCGCTTGATCTCGCTCCAGTGGCGCTCGCGCTCGAACGGGTCCCTTCCAACGAGATACTTCGCGTACTTCCTGACCTGGTCGGGTGCCGTGGAGGTCGCGAGGACGTACTCTCCCGTAACATCGAGGTCGGTGTGGACGCGGATCGCGAGCTGTGAGGTCTCGAGGGTGTGTCCGGGCTCGTAGACGAGGTTGAAGCCGAGGTCGTCGGTGCCGACGTCCTCCAGTTCGTAGGCGAACTCGGTCAGTTCGATGCCGGTGATCGTCGGTGCCATACCGACCCCGCGAGCGCCCGGGTAATAAATTCCGGTCCGGAGCGGCCGAACCGTTTTGCATCCACCGTCCGTAGGGTCGCCCATGGCACTCGTCGACTCCGAGACCGAACTGGACCACGGCGACGTCGCCCCGGACTTCGAGCTTCCGGGGGTCGACGGCGAGACGCACAGTGTAGCGTCGTTCTCGGACAACGAAGCGTTGCTCGTGGTGTTCACCTGCAACCACTGTCCGTACGCGAAGGCGAAGTTCGAGACGCTGAACGACCTGGCCGCCGAGTACGACGAGGTGGCGGTCGTCGGGATCAACCCCAACAGTACGGAGATCAAACCCGAGGACTCCTTCGAGCGGATGGTCGAGCTAGTCGAGGACGGCACGATCGCCTACGACGCCTACCTCAGGGACGAGTCCCAGGAGGTCGCGGCGGCCTACGGCGCGGAGTGCACGCCCGATCCGTTCCTGTTCGCGAGAGAGGACCGGGAGTTCCGGCTGGTGTATCACGGCAGGCTCGACGACGCGATGAACCCCGAGGACGAGCCGACCGAACACACGATTCACGAGGCGATCGAGAGCGCGCTCGCGGGCGAGGCGGTCGACGTCGAGGAGGTACCCTCGCGGGGCTGTTCGATCAAGTGGGACGAGGAGTAGCGGGCTCGCGGTCGCCCGATCGTTAAACGGGTAGATCGCTTCTACTCGATCGACCGAACGCTCCGACGGTCGTCTCGATACCCGGGTCCGTCCCGGGCAGCGACCGACACGGCCAACACTTACAACGCCCGACGGCGAGGTGAGGGTATGGTTCAGGTCGAACTCTCGGAGGAGACGATCGAACGGCTCGACACGCTCAGGGAGGAAGAGGAGTCCTACGACGAACTCGTGACCGAGCTGATCAACATCTACGAGGCGAGCGAGCGGACGCTCTTTCACTCCGGCGGCTGATCGGTCTCCTCGGCCGCCATCTCGCAGATCCGCACCCAGCGCCCGCCCTCTTCGAGTCGTGTCTGGAGCGCCGCCGCGTAGTCGTCGAGGAGGGTTTCCGCCTCCGCGAGGCGATCCGCGTCGACATCCCCGTCGCTCCCGCCGAGGCCGAGCGCGCCCTTGATCGACGAGAGCAGTCCACCGCCGCCGCTGCCGTCGTCACCCTCGATCGCCCCGCCGGCGGCCATCTGCTTCTCGATCCGATCGAGTTCGGGCATGATCTGTGGCACCTTGCTCGCGTCGGCCGAGAGCTCTGCTTTCGCCGGCAGCTCCGGCTCCTCGATCTCGAACTCGGCGGCGGTCATGATCAGCCCCCACTGCTGGGAGGAGAACCCCGAGTTCTGCACCCGTTCGGCGAACTCTCGGTCGGTCGCCATCCGCTCGCCGACGATCCGGTCCATCCACTGCGGTCTGCTCATAGCTCCCGTTCGGCGCTCGGAGAAAAAAGCCGTTCCCGTCCTAGAACGCGTTGCCCTCGAACGACGTCTCGGCGTGCAGACTCTCCTTGAGCGCGTCGTGGACCTTACAGAGCTCGAACGCCCGCTCGATGACCTTCTCCCCCGTCTCGTCGTCGATGTCCCCCTCGACACGGATGTCGAAGCGGATGGAGTCGAGTTTGTCGTCGTCGTTGAGCTCGCCCATCGACCCGATCTCGATCCGACCGAGGTCGTCGGCGTCGCGCTGTCGAGCCCCGACGCGCAGCGCCGGGACGTAGCAGGAGGCGTAGGCGGCGAGCAGGCTCTCGAGCGTGTCGGCTCCCTCCTCACCGTTCGGGTCGATCGTCGTCTCGAAGTCGCGGATCTCGTTCGTCGAGCTGAACCCTTCCTCGGAGACGGTGGTTACCTGTTTCGACATGGCGTCCGGTCAGAGGACCGCCGTCGGTGTAAACGTTGTTCTCTCGGCCGGTTCGGTCGAGTGACGAACAGCTCCGAAAGGACGGACGCGCTCGATCGATCCGGGGGCGTGCGCCGATCGCCTCACGCCTCGAGATCGACCGACTCGTCGCCCGCGAGGACGTGGACCTCGCAGTCGGCCCCGCTCGCCGCGACCTCGTTCTCGAACGCTTCCGTACTGATCTCGATCGGCGGGAACGTGTCGTAGTGCATCGGGAAGACGTGATCGACGCCGAGCCAGTCCGCCGCGATCGCCGCCTGCCACGGCCCCATCGTGAAGTGGTCACCGACCGGCAGCGCCGCGGCGTCGGGTTCCAGGTACGGGCCGATCACCTCGCGCATCTCGGTCATCAGCCCGGTGTCGCCGGCGTGGTAGAAGCTGGTCGAGTCCTCGTCGGCGACCTGCGTCGGCTTCGTGTCGCTGATCACGTAGCCAGCGGGCATCCCCGCGCTTGCGTCGTACTCGGTCATGATGCCGTTCGTGTGATCGGCGCGGTGCATCGTCACGTAGGCGTCGCCGCACTCGACCGTGCCGCCGATGTTCATCCCCATCCCGCCGACGGCCTCCTCGAAGCCGAACTCCTCCTCGCAGTAAGAGACGAGTTCGGGCGTCGCGACCAGCGTCGCCTCGGAGAACTCCCCCGCGTGGGCGATGTGGTCGGCGTGGCCGTGGGTGAGCAGCACGTAGTCCGGGGTGTCTATCTCTCCGGGTTCGAGGTCGGTCTTCGGGTTGTCGAAGAACGGGTCGATCAGCAGGTCGGTCCCGCCGACCGAGACGTGCCACGTCGAGTGGCCGTGCCAAGTGAGCTCCATGGTCGTCTCCCGGTTCGGGGGAGAACGAGTTAAAACCAGGCGGGACGACGAACCCTGTCGGTGTCTCAACGCTCTTTCCCGTCCCGCGGGAGGCTGGGGTATGCACTACGCGAGGTTCCGCGATCCGGCGGGAGCGGTGAGACGGGGGGAAGTACCGAGAGGGCGAGGTCCACTTCGGCGGCGATCGCTACGACGAGAGCGAGGTTCGGTTTCTCCCACCGTGTGAACCTACGAAGATCGTCTGTGTCGGCCGAAACTACGCCGCCCACGCGGCCGAACTCGACAACGAGGTACCCGACCGGCCGTTGCTCTTTCTGAAGGGGCCGAACACGCTCGCCGCCCACGGCGATACGATCACGCTCCCCGCGGGGAAAGAGCGTGTCGACCACGAGGCCGAACTCGCGGTCGTGATCGGCGAGCAGTGCAGAAACGTCCCCGCCGATGAGGCCGAGGACGTGATCGCGGGCTACACCTGCCTGAACGACGTCTCGAACCGCGACGACCAGCGCGAGGAGCAGAACTGGATCCGCGGGAAGGCGTTCGACGGGGCGGCACCGATCGGGCCGGTGCTCGCGACGCCCGACGAACTACCGGAAGACGCCGCGATCAGCCTCCGGGTGAACGGCGACGTTCGCCAGGAGTCGACGATCGACCTGATGTACTTCTCGGTACCCGAACTCATCGAGGAGATCACGACGTACGTGACGCTTGAGGCCGGCGACGTGATCGCGACGGGGACGCCCGAGGGCGTGACCCACTCTCGGACGGCGACCGAGTCGAGGTCGAGATCGAGGGTGTGGGCGTGCTCGAACACGGCGTTCGCGAGTGAGCCGCGGCGGTCCACTCGACGATGCACGACCGCGGTAGCTACTTGTAACAGCGTTCACATCGTCCGGTGTCCATGACGCGTACCACCGACGACGGCCGGCGGACCGTGCTGAAGATCGCCGGAGCGACGGCGGGAGCGATCGCCGGACTCGCGGGGTTCGGACAGGTCTCCGGCGACGAGCACGAGGAAGACGACACGGAACACGGGGACGACGAAGGTGAGCCAGAGGGCGACGAGGAAGCGGGATCCGACCCGGAAGGGGCCGGGATCGAGCGCGGAGCCGGACTGGTGACCGTCGATGGCGGCGAGACGGTCGCGGGAACGGTCGAACGGATCGAGGCGGCGATCGAGGACGGGCCACC
This region of Halalkalicoccus sp. CGA53 genomic DNA includes:
- the dhaL gene encoding dihydroxyacetone kinase subunit DhaL — its product is MDEATQAEAVREAVRACADRVEAEKGYLTDLDSAIGDADHGANMSRGFRAAVDRIEDADDDPAAVAKAVGMALLSEVGGAAGPLYGGSIVAASGELEGGITTETTVAFAEAYLEKVRERGKASVGDKTMVDALVPAVHTYKKSIEIDGLAPLEALGKSVDAAERGVAFTVPIRASRGRASYLGWRSVGHQDPGATSTLILLETLRSVATEHLDGEVEFDAEAEGKPAEDDEGGDEAEAVEVED
- the dhaK gene encoding dihydroxyacetone kinase subunit DhaK, coding for MKKLINEPGAVVSEMLDGMVAAHSGLGRLEGTEVLVRSDGPVSGKVGIVSGGGSGHEPTHAGYVGEGMLDGAAAGEVFTSPTADELGELVSACDGGSGVLCVVKNYEGDVMNFETAMELAELEGDVEVDSVVVDDDVAVEDSLYTSGRRGVCGTIFVHKAAGAAAHRGDDLADVKAIAEEVNDRAGTMGMALTSCTTPEKGEPTFELGDEEIELGIGIHGEPGVERTGVMSADEVTEELASHVLDDLELEEGAEVATIVNGMGGTPLMELYVVNRRLQGLLGEQGIGTWDAWVGDYMTSLDMCGCSITVLELSEELKQLLAYPVDTPAMTVVGGD
- a CDS encoding ornithine cyclodeaminase family protein, yielding MTDVRVLSEEEIDDLLSLPELLSVVEEAFLADGRGETVRPDRPHFPVGKGLRGEGPLGTGLTMPAYIHGRDHYATKLASVHPGNAERGLPTVNAQIALTDAETGQPVAYTAGTLVTNARTGCIGGVAARALCEGPIDLGVIGAGVQARWQSRAIAAGSTVRSIRIYSPSDSKNECAVDLDGELDAHVTAVDSPADAVSEADVVVTATTATEPVFPGAALSAGTVVIAVGAFSAEMREIDSETVDRAAAVIADVPEEVVETGDIRETGLRVEELIPLSDVLSAEWSREVGEIVLVESVGSAILDAAAAEHLFERAIAEEVGTIVGL
- a CDS encoding pyridoxal phosphate-dependent aminotransferase yields the protein MRRAERVERVGPSGIRRFFELAEEREDVISLGVGEPDFAAPWAAREAAIASLEAGRTSYTANRGLRELRDEIADHVTRYGFSYDPSEEVLVTTGVSEAVDVALRAFVDPGDLVAVAQPAYISYEPGVVFAGGEVLPVPTREEEAFTLTYDALERAGAGEASVLMLCYPNNPTGAVMDRGEIEEVARFAREHDLLVLSDEIYADLTYEGEHASIAACEGMRERTIVFNGFSKAYAMTGLRLGYALGPPSGIAAMNRVHQYAMLSAPTTAQYAALAALRDCGDDVREMVGAFDRRRHYMLARFSEMGLSCFEAKGAFYLFPEVPGDDDAFAEGLLEEQGVAVVPGSVFGEGGAGHLRVSYATGMASLREAADRIEAYLQGR
- a CDS encoding NAD(P)/FAD-dependent oxidoreductase, giving the protein MDVAIVGGGIVGLASAYELARHDCAVTVFEKGSLGMGSTARAAGGIRKQFSTRVNVELSLASIPTWDSFEERFGVDIAFRRHGYLFLAREGATEETLRENVSMQNDLGVPSELLSPEEARGHCPGLRADRFRACSYCASDGIADPNLAVQGYAQAVREAGVEVRTKTAVTELLTEDGRVTGLVADGEHVDADRVVLAAGAWSRKLARSVDLDLPIAPRRRSIAVVDPESPVPETDPLTADLDTGAYFLPEREGIAFVGGQIGEDPDVDPDSYGEGIEMLWAAEAVERAGDLATYFGPDSRIRRGWSGLYAVTPDSYPVIEESLPGLITAAGFSGHGFMHAPATGTIVSELVTEREAATVDIAPLSSDRFEEDVRAERNVV
- a CDS encoding DUF5799 family protein, translated to MSRPQWMDRIVGERMATDREFAERVQNSGFSSQQWGLIMTAAEFEIEEPELPAKAELSADASKVPQIMPELDRIEKQMAAGGAIEGDDGSGGGGLLSSIKGALGLGGSDGDVDADRLAEAETLLDDYAAALQTRLEEGGRWVRICEMAAEETDQPPE
- the dhaM gene encoding dihydroxyacetone kinase phosphoryl donor subunit DhaM, with amino-acid sequence MVGIVIVSHSEKAAEGIREVATEMGGDARIEAVGGTDDGRIGTSPEPISRAIADAADGNGVVVLVDLGSAVMNAEIAIEEAELEEEVVLADAPVMEGALNAAVAAGAPDATVESVRMAAEDAQRVKKFG
- a CDS encoding DUF7557 family protein, translated to MVQVELSEETIERLDTLREEEESYDELVTELINIYEASERTLFHSGG
- a CDS encoding OsmC family protein, whose amino-acid sequence is MSKQVTTVSEEGFSSTNEIRDFETTIDPNGEEGADTLESLLAAYASCYVPALRVGARQRDADDLGRIEIGSMGELNDDDKLDSIRFDIRVEGDIDDETGEKVIERAFELCKVHDALKESLHAETSFEGNAF
- a CDS encoding thioredoxin family protein is translated as MALVDSETELDHGDVAPDFELPGVDGETHSVASFSDNEALLVVFTCNHCPYAKAKFETLNDLAAEYDEVAVVGINPNSTEIKPEDSFERMVELVEDGTIAYDAYLRDESQEVAAAYGAECTPDPFLFAREDREFRLVYHGRLDDAMNPEDEPTEHTIHEAIESALAGEAVDVEEVPSRGCSIKWDEE
- a CDS encoding enolase C-terminal domain-like protein, with the translated sequence MAPTITGIELTEFAYELEDVGTDDLGFNLVYEPGHTLETSQLAIRVHTDLDVTGEYVLATSTAPDQVRKYAKYLVGRDPFERERHWSEIKRALRKYDRMGIGPLDIALWDIAGKHYDAPIHELLGTYRTELPTYASTYHADDNGGLDSPEAFADFAEECLGMGYPGFKIHGWGGSDEARDIDREVETVTAVGERVGSEMDLMYDPACEYETFADALAVGRTCDEAGFFWYEDPYRDGGISQHSHGKLRELLDTPLLLTEHVRGLEPYTDFLANGATDFARADPEYDGGITGAMKRTRVAEGLGLDVEFHAPGPAQRHCIAATRNANYYELALVHPDCANTQPPVYEGEYSDQLDAISSNGTVPVPDGPGLGVEYDWEYIEANEVVSHGYGEV
- a CDS encoding Lrp/AsnC family transcriptional regulator, whose amino-acid sequence is MDASRKLLEALRENARTESENLARQLGMSQEEVEDGIATLEDEGIVRGYQAIVDWERTDQERAQAAVELNVTLDRETGYEEIAMRIARFPQVTDLRLVSGDFDFLMQVEADTVREISRFVSEKVAPVPEVTQTVTHFVMDTYKERGIELRDGHDDDRLSVSP